A window of Polaribacter litorisediminis contains these coding sequences:
- the rimM gene encoding ribosome maturation factor RimM (Essential for efficient processing of 16S rRNA) encodes MRKEDCFYLGKIVTKYSFKGEVVIKLDTDEPELYTEMESVYVEFGSNLVPFFIEKSSLHKGNQLRVQFEDVYSEEEAETILKCGIYLPSTLLPELTGDKFYFHEVIGFTVVDANFGEVGTIVHINDKAAQPLFEIDRDGTEIFIPMVDEFIKKVDREHKTIQVDTPEGLIELYL; translated from the coding sequence ATGCGTAAAGAAGATTGTTTTTATTTAGGCAAAATCGTTACAAAATATAGTTTTAAAGGCGAAGTCGTGATCAAGCTTGATACCGATGAACCTGAGTTGTATACAGAAATGGAATCAGTTTATGTCGAGTTTGGCAGTAATCTGGTTCCATTTTTTATTGAAAAAAGTTCGCTCCATAAAGGGAATCAATTGCGTGTTCAGTTTGAAGACGTATATTCTGAAGAAGAAGCAGAAACTATTTTAAAATGTGGTATTTATTTACCATCAACTTTGTTACCAGAATTAACTGGTGATAAATTTTATTTTCATGAAGTGATTGGTTTTACAGTTGTAGATGCTAATTTTGGTGAAGTTGGCACAATTGTTCATATAAATGATAAAGCTGCACAACCTCTTTTTGAAATTGATAGAGATGGAACCGAGATTTTTATTCCGATGGTAGATGAGTTTATTAAAAAAGTAGACAGAGAACACAAAACTATACAAGTAGATACTCCGGAAGGATTGATCGAATTGTATTTATAA
- a CDS encoding AAA family ATPase: MNNELKQLEREVNLLTEKLVALKKEIGKVIIGQEETIEQMIITFLAGGHALLEGVPGLAKTLMINTLAKTVALNFKRIQFTPDLMPSDIIGTEILEENQQTGNKHFKFNKGAIFANIILADEINRTPPKTQAALLEAMQEFEVTYSGKTYKLDKPFFILATQNPIEQSGTFPLPEAQLDRFLLYIKIEYPTASEETKILKATTSSMKVTPKKVISGEEIIRLQQLVREVPISDDLINYVSTIVRATRPASSNNEYVKKWVSWGAGPRAGQAMILTAKARALTQGRLSVTLEDIKRVAYPVLRHRVIVNFRAEAEGVFSDHVTKHLLSTILPHSK; encoded by the coding sequence ATGAATAACGAATTGAAACAATTAGAAAGGGAAGTTAATTTATTAACAGAAAAACTAGTTGCATTAAAAAAAGAAATTGGTAAAGTAATTATTGGGCAAGAAGAAACTATTGAACAAATGATAATTACGTTCTTAGCTGGAGGTCATGCACTTTTAGAAGGAGTTCCTGGATTGGCAAAAACATTAATGATAAATACATTAGCAAAAACCGTAGCCCTTAATTTTAAACGCATTCAATTTACGCCAGATTTAATGCCATCAGATATTATTGGAACAGAAATTTTAGAGGAAAATCAACAAACAGGAAATAAACATTTTAAGTTTAATAAAGGAGCCATTTTTGCGAATATTATTCTTGCTGATGAAATCAACAGAACTCCACCAAAAACACAAGCAGCGCTTCTAGAGGCCATGCAAGAGTTTGAGGTTACTTATTCTGGAAAAACTTATAAATTAGACAAACCTTTTTTTATCCTTGCAACACAAAATCCGATAGAGCAATCTGGAACTTTTCCTTTGCCAGAAGCACAGTTAGATAGATTTCTCTTATATATTAAAATTGAATACCCAACAGCTTCTGAAGAAACCAAAATATTAAAAGCAACCACTAGTTCTATGAAAGTTACTCCAAAAAAAGTTATTTCCGGAGAAGAAATCATAAGATTACAACAATTGGTAAGAGAAGTACCCATTAGCGACGATTTAATAAACTACGTAAGTACTATTGTTAGAGCAACAAGACCTGCAAGTTCTAATAACGAATATGTAAAAAAATGGGTAAGTTGGGGAGCAGGACCTAGAGCAGGCCAAGCCATGATTTTAACAGCCAAAGCAAGAGCATTAACGCAAGGTAGATTATCGGTAACCTTAGAAGATATTAAGCGCGTTGCATACCCAGTTTTACGCCATAGAGTTATCGTAAACTTTAGAGCTGAAGCAGAAGGTGTTTTTTCTGATCATGTTACCAAACACTTACTTTCTACAATCTTACCACACTCTAAATAA
- a CDS encoding IS5 family transposase codes for MINYISEHQLSIEGFATPFETSLLPENRWVKLAQIVPWDTFASIYMSLMNTKLGRPGISPRIVLGALIIKHMENLDDRGVIATIQENIYMQYFIGLKGYNPHPVFDPSLFVEIRKRIGIDSFDKLTTELIKSSSASSDNKQIAKKKDEDEHPPNKGKLQMDATVADQYITYPTDSKLLNASRKQLEKMIDKLYALSGKKGTKPRTYRRKMNTAFLDYAKKKRKPNAAHRKMNRKLLECVKRNLKHIHKQLDYFESKGQAFPLSHREQKLFWVIQILYDQQKQMYDLKTKSCKDRIVSIFQPHVRPIVRGKTNAKVEFGSKLGVDLENGFARINTLSWDAYNESSDLISQVENYKTLHGYYPELVQVDKIYATRENRAWLKQRNIRITAPPLGRKSKEQLEESYYEKQKRRKEAAERNHIEGKFGQGKNGYNLNKIRARLKNTSESWIATIFFIMNLIRYQKINVFWLQTSIKILINTILLAFKNIIEPLQIQNRKYDKQYV; via the coding sequence ATGATAAATTATATTTCAGAACACCAGTTAAGCATTGAAGGTTTTGCAACACCATTTGAGACGTCGCTTCTGCCAGAAAATCGTTGGGTAAAGTTAGCTCAAATAGTTCCATGGGATACTTTTGCTAGTATTTACATGAGCTTGATGAATACAAAACTAGGTCGACCAGGTATTTCGCCACGCATAGTTTTGGGTGCATTAATCATAAAACACATGGAGAACTTAGACGATAGAGGCGTTATCGCAACGATTCAAGAAAATATTTACATGCAATATTTTATAGGTTTAAAAGGGTATAACCCACATCCTGTTTTTGATCCCTCTTTGTTTGTTGAAATACGTAAACGCATAGGTATAGATAGTTTTGATAAGTTAACCACAGAACTCATAAAGTCAAGTAGTGCCAGTTCAGACAACAAGCAGATTGCAAAGAAAAAAGATGAAGATGAGCATCCACCCAACAAAGGGAAACTTCAGATGGACGCTACTGTTGCCGACCAATATATTACCTACCCAACAGATAGTAAACTTTTAAATGCAAGCAGAAAGCAATTAGAAAAAATGATTGACAAACTCTACGCATTATCAGGTAAAAAAGGAACAAAGCCACGAACCTATAGACGTAAAATGAATACCGCTTTTTTAGACTACGCCAAGAAAAAGAGAAAACCGAATGCTGCTCATCGAAAAATGAACCGTAAACTTTTAGAATGTGTTAAAAGAAATCTAAAGCATATCCATAAGCAGCTCGATTATTTTGAATCCAAAGGCCAAGCTTTTCCTCTAAGCCACAGAGAACAAAAACTGTTTTGGGTTATTCAAATACTTTATGACCAGCAAAAACAAATGTATGACCTAAAAACAAAAAGTTGTAAAGACAGAATCGTCAGTATTTTTCAGCCACATGTACGTCCTATAGTTCGTGGTAAAACAAATGCCAAGGTAGAATTTGGCTCAAAATTAGGTGTAGATTTAGAAAACGGTTTTGCCAGAATCAATACCCTAAGTTGGGACGCTTATAATGAATCATCAGATCTGATTTCACAAGTAGAAAATTATAAAACTTTACACGGCTATTACCCCGAACTTGTTCAAGTCGATAAAATCTATGCCACACGAGAAAACAGAGCTTGGCTTAAACAAAGAAATATCCGAATAACTGCACCACCACTAGGACGAAAAAGCAAAGAGCAGCTTGAAGAATCCTATTATGAAAAACAAAAACGAAGAAAAGAAGCAGCAGAACGAAACCACATAGAAGGGAAGTTTGGGCAAGGTAAAAACGGCTACAATCTAAATAAAATAAGAGCTCGATTAAAAAATACCTCTGAGAGTTGGATTGCTACAATATTTTTTATTATGAATTTGATACGATACCAAAAAATTAATGTTTTTTGGCTTCAAACTTCAATAAAAATATTAATAAATACAATACTATTGGCTTTTAAAAACATCATAGAGCCGTTACAAATTCAAAATAGAAAATATGACAAACAGTATGTATAA
- a CDS encoding Hsp20/alpha crystallin family protein, translating to MSLVKFRNRRRPFGGLNTRSFFDTDGFLENRLWNSPLLLDDFWNGHSSEPALNIKEEDDKFEIELAAPGFSKEDFEVTIDNGFLNISAEKSESRKEKEDNYTRQEFSYNSFSRSLQLPESIKEEDVKARYHDGILSFDLKKKEEAKKLEPKKIEIA from the coding sequence ATGTCATTAGTAAAATTTAGAAATAGAAGACGCCCATTTGGAGGTCTCAATACGCGTAGCTTTTTCGATACCGATGGTTTTCTTGAAAATAGATTATGGAATTCACCATTATTATTAGATGATTTTTGGAATGGACATTCAAGCGAACCTGCTTTAAACATTAAAGAGGAAGATGATAAGTTTGAAATTGAATTGGCTGCTCCAGGATTCTCTAAAGAGGATTTTGAAGTAACTATCGATAATGGATTTCTTAACATCTCGGCAGAAAAATCAGAATCTAGAAAAGAGAAAGAAGACAATTATACAAGACAAGAGTTTAGTTATAATTCGTTTTCGAGATCTTTACAGTTACCTGAGAGTATAAAAGAAGAAGACGTAAAAGCGAGATATCATGATGGAATTTTGAGCTTTGATCTTAAAAAGAAGGAAGAAGCCAAAAAATTAGAACCTAAGAAAATAGAAATAGCTTAA
- a CDS encoding DUF58 domain-containing protein yields the protein MKQDYHQLLKPEIINTVSGLTLISKIIAEGYLTGLNHSARVGYGMEFSQYRAYENGDDLRLLDWKMLARSGRYYIKQSEIETNVSIKFILDASLSMLHKEDGLTKIDFAKVLIASLSYLAQKQGDAVGLFALNEKSFISLQPKIQKQHFNRLLAELIEINNEGKWPNDTLNSDKLHDRAHKELVFFITDLYEHDKELTNFIKQLKTTKNEVVVLHLLGKNEANFNYKGSVTFEDLETGNKLKVDTKEVKRTYLKNAELMMNQTKDFLLKNKINYHLFQLDEPIHKAIKFFIDKRTKMN from the coding sequence GTGAAACAAGACTATCATCAATTATTAAAACCAGAAATTATCAACACCGTTTCGGGGTTAACTTTAATTTCTAAAATAATTGCTGAAGGTTATTTAACGGGTTTAAATCATAGTGCAAGAGTTGGTTATGGCATGGAGTTTAGTCAATATAGAGCGTATGAAAATGGAGATGATCTAAGACTTTTAGATTGGAAAATGTTGGCTAGATCTGGCAGATATTACATAAAACAATCAGAAATTGAAACCAATGTTTCTATCAAATTTATTTTAGATGCAAGTTTATCGATGTTACACAAAGAAGATGGCCTTACAAAAATAGACTTTGCCAAAGTTCTAATCGCTTCTTTGTCTTATTTAGCTCAAAAACAAGGTGATGCCGTTGGACTTTTTGCGTTAAATGAAAAAAGTTTTATAAGTCTTCAACCCAAAATACAAAAACAACATTTTAATAGATTGCTCGCAGAACTTATTGAAATAAATAATGAAGGAAAATGGCCTAATGACACCCTTAATTCAGATAAATTACATGATAGAGCTCATAAAGAATTAGTGTTTTTTATAACGGATTTATATGAACATGACAAAGAACTTACAAATTTTATCAAGCAGCTGAAAACAACCAAGAATGAGGTAGTGGTTTTGCATCTTTTAGGCAAGAATGAAGCGAATTTTAATTATAAAGGCTCTGTAACTTTCGAAGATTTAGAAACTGGAAATAAATTAAAGGTGGATACAAAAGAAGTAAAGCGAACGTATTTAAAAAATGCGGAATTGATGATGAATCAAACAAAAGACTTTTTACTAAAAAACAAGATCAACTATCATTTATTTCAATTAGATGAACCTATCCATAAAGCTATAAAATTCTTTATTGATAAAAGAACTAAAATGAATTAA
- a CDS encoding tryptophan-rich sensory protein, with the protein MITSAKKILTRFTKKWQLLLLLEVCLYAFGISAMVYLLSQNFILTISVFIISFLISLLIIKPWKINIQTTTQFVDAELEDLENSTSLFLKAAEDLTSLAKLQRSKIEQKLQQEIKKIKFPVKIKRAISYAFLFVIMGFVGFFFNIKSYFSTSFVTESPIKTISFKAIDAVGNAYQPPKIIEQNLRIRFPNYTNLSTKNTDNMNVKAVEGSRITWSLKFSNNIKKVSIESTSNSYEMLLQDGAYKGSILLKNSGFYNFHFLDTLNQKYTSSLYAIEVLKDEAPKIEINGLEAYKSFNFNDEKLLDFISIISDDFGLEKAHIIATVSKGSGESVKFREEKMLFNSVIAQGEKSVALPKQINLDNLKMEPGDELYFYVEASDLKRPQFNIARSETYFATIKDTVTDNFSVEATLGVNRMPDYFRSQRQLIIDTKKLIANKKKLTDSEFKFKSNELGFDQKVLRTKYSTFMGDENENTDLVTEENLEDFESEHAEHGDEEDDPLAAYSHKHDTENEHNLVDEKSKNDSKNPLQEFTHNHADAEAATLFEASLKSKLLKALQHMWDSELQLRVYKPEKSLPYQYKALKSLQEIKNSARIYVHRIGFDPPPIKENKRLTGTLKDVKSFSKQEEIPIDDQFKFMRQASSRLELMIQNKVKTTKTDQFLFEKAGNELALIAIEKPGEHLKTLQQLKELTTFGEKSIVFLKSTQKGLINAIPNLKPNPSQSNRFKDELTEILLKELQINDQ; encoded by the coding sequence ATGATAACTTCTGCTAAAAAAATATTGACAAGATTTACAAAAAAATGGCAATTATTATTGTTGTTAGAAGTTTGTTTGTATGCCTTTGGAATAAGTGCAATGGTGTATTTATTAAGTCAGAATTTTATCCTAACGATTAGTGTTTTTATCATTTCATTTCTTATTTCTTTATTGATTATAAAGCCATGGAAAATTAACATTCAAACAACAACACAATTCGTAGATGCAGAATTAGAAGATTTAGAAAATAGTACCAGCTTATTTTTAAAGGCAGCAGAAGATCTTACTTCATTAGCAAAACTTCAGCGTTCTAAAATTGAGCAAAAACTGCAACAAGAAATAAAAAAAATAAAATTCCCGGTTAAAATAAAACGAGCAATTAGCTACGCTTTTCTTTTTGTTATTATGGGTTTCGTAGGGTTTTTCTTTAATATCAAAAGTTATTTTAGTACTTCTTTTGTTACAGAATCACCAATAAAAACAATTAGTTTCAAAGCAATAGATGCTGTTGGCAATGCATATCAACCACCAAAAATAATTGAACAAAATCTTAGAATTCGTTTTCCAAATTACACAAATTTAAGTACCAAAAACACGGATAATATGAATGTGAAAGCTGTTGAAGGCTCAAGAATAACGTGGTCTCTTAAATTTAGTAATAACATAAAAAAAGTAAGTATAGAAAGTACTAGTAATTCTTATGAAATGTTGTTACAAGACGGAGCATATAAAGGAAGTATTTTGCTGAAAAATTCAGGGTTTTATAACTTTCATTTCTTGGACACTTTAAATCAAAAATACACCTCTAGTTTGTATGCTATTGAAGTATTAAAAGATGAAGCACCCAAAATTGAAATTAATGGCCTAGAGGCTTATAAGAGTTTTAATTTTAACGATGAAAAATTATTAGATTTTATCTCAATTATAAGTGATGATTTTGGTTTAGAGAAAGCACATATAATTGCAACCGTGAGCAAAGGTTCAGGCGAATCTGTGAAGTTTAGAGAAGAGAAAATGTTGTTTAACTCAGTAATAGCGCAAGGAGAAAAATCAGTTGCGCTTCCTAAGCAAATTAATCTGGATAATTTAAAAATGGAGCCAGGTGATGAATTATATTTTTATGTAGAAGCATCAGATTTAAAAAGGCCTCAGTTTAACATTGCAAGAAGCGAAACTTATTTTGCAACTATAAAAGATACGGTTACCGATAACTTTTCAGTAGAAGCTACTTTAGGAGTTAATAGAATGCCAGATTATTTTAGAAGTCAACGTCAATTAATTATTGATACTAAAAAACTGATTGCCAATAAAAAGAAATTAACGGATTCTGAATTTAAATTTAAAAGTAACGAGCTAGGTTTTGATCAAAAAGTTTTGCGAACAAAATATTCGACTTTTATGGGCGATGAAAATGAAAATACAGATTTAGTTACTGAAGAAAATTTAGAAGATTTTGAAAGTGAACATGCAGAACATGGAGATGAAGAAGATGATCCTTTAGCAGCGTATTCTCATAAACATGATACTGAAAACGAACATAATTTAGTGGATGAAAAAAGTAAAAATGATAGCAAAAATCCATTACAAGAATTTACTCATAATCATGCTGATGCTGAGGCAGCAACTTTATTTGAAGCGTCTTTAAAGTCCAAATTATTAAAAGCGCTTCAACATATGTGGGATTCTGAATTGCAATTACGAGTATACAAACCAGAAAAATCTTTACCTTATCAATATAAAGCTTTAAAATCTTTACAAGAAATTAAAAATAGTGCTAGAATTTATGTGCATAGAATTGGTTTTGATCCTCCACCAATTAAAGAAAATAAACGTTTAACAGGTACATTGAAAGATGTAAAAAGTTTTTCTAAACAAGAAGAAATACCTATTGATGATCAATTTAAATTTATGAGACAAGCATCTTCTAGATTAGAACTTATGATTCAAAATAAAGTAAAAACAACAAAAACAGATCAATTTTTATTTGAAAAAGCGGGTAATGAATTAGCATTAATTGCCATTGAAAAACCTGGTGAACATCTTAAAACCTTACAACAATTAAAGGAGTTAACTACGTTTGGAGAAAAATCGATTGTATTCCTAAAATCTACACAAAAAGGCTTGATAAATGCAATTCCTAATTTAAAACCAAACCCCAGTCAATCCAATCGTTTTAAAGATGAATTAACTGAAATATTATTAAAAGAATTACAAATTAATGATCAATAA
- a CDS encoding 30S ribosomal protein S16 — protein MSVKIRLQRHGKKGKPFYWIVAADARAKRDGRYLEKIGTYNPNVNPAVIDLDVDKAVEWLQNGAQPTDTAKNILSYKGAMLKNHLAGGVRKGALTQEQADAKFAAWLEEKATKVADKEAGLSKAESDAKAAALAAEKAVNEARIEAAKPVVEEVVVEEAVEETPDTIDEAAAKAAE, from the coding sequence ATGTCTGTAAAGATTAGATTACAAAGACACGGTAAAAAAGGCAAGCCATTTTATTGGATCGTTGCTGCAGATGCTCGTGCAAAAAGAGATGGTCGTTACCTAGAAAAAATAGGAACATACAATCCAAATGTAAACCCAGCGGTGATTGATTTAGATGTTGATAAAGCTGTAGAATGGTTACAAAATGGAGCACAACCAACTGATACTGCGAAAAACATTTTATCTTATAAAGGTGCCATGTTAAAGAATCATTTGGCTGGTGGTGTAAGAAAAGGAGCTTTAACGCAAGAGCAGGCAGATGCTAAATTTGCAGCTTGGTTAGAAGAAAAAGCTACAAAAGTTGCAGATAAAGAAGCTGGATTGTCTAAAGCAGAATCTGATGCAAAAGCAGCAGCACTAGCAGCAGAAAAAGCAGTGAACGAAGCAAGAATTGAAGCAGCAAAACCAGTTGTTGAAGAAGTTGTAGTTGAAGAAGCTGTTGAGGAGACTCCTGATACAATTGATGAGGCAGCAGCAAAGGCAGCAGAATAA
- a CDS encoding BatA domain-containing protein has product MSFVNPTYLWAFLGLLVPLAIHFWSNKEGKVIKIGSIQFLEASDSSQSKSIQLNEYVLLLLRLLLMSLLVLLLAEPQLNQESKNTSLTYIVEPSLLENSAVKSMIETIDSDTQIRVLTSKFPEIELYNFDNELKVTPNYWQLTEQMESLKTDSIVVFTKGLLSGIKGLRPTINKPIKWIVLEDEKAENVAPVLAYKNDSKIKIVSVKVTSNHLSFHKKIVPINSKNIIINDAKDSITINSKKLPLKLTPKLSVLINYDENFSDQLFYMEASLRAIEKYANQEIKIEKTQGLNNKNLELYSLVIWLSKENHPTLKTKLLKYSPDNLALNAIEKSDTKNTFYLTNLQSAKKIIENDFTEQLFKILNLDKIDKSEFNKIDERVISEKEIQTNFKSSSKKSTNLSLITITNWLWMPFIFFLIVERIFAKIRKQ; this is encoded by the coding sequence ATGAGCTTTGTGAATCCAACATATCTGTGGGCTTTTTTAGGACTATTAGTTCCTTTAGCGATTCATTTTTGGAGCAATAAAGAAGGTAAAGTTATTAAAATAGGGAGTATACAATTTTTAGAAGCTTCAGATTCTTCTCAATCAAAAAGCATTCAATTAAATGAATATGTATTATTGCTTTTACGTTTACTTTTAATGAGTCTTTTAGTTTTACTTTTAGCAGAACCACAACTAAACCAAGAAAGTAAAAACACTTCTCTCACTTATATTGTTGAGCCTTCGTTATTAGAAAATAGTGCTGTGAAATCTATGATAGAAACGATTGATTCTGATACCCAAATTAGAGTGCTCACATCAAAATTTCCTGAAATTGAACTTTATAATTTTGATAATGAGTTAAAAGTCACTCCAAATTATTGGCAATTAACTGAACAAATGGAAAGCTTAAAAACTGACAGTATTGTTGTGTTTACAAAAGGGTTACTTTCTGGAATTAAAGGTTTAAGACCAACCATAAACAAACCTATAAAATGGATTGTTTTAGAAGACGAAAAAGCAGAAAATGTAGCGCCAGTATTGGCTTATAAAAATGATTCAAAAATTAAAATTGTTTCTGTTAAGGTTACTTCAAATCATCTTTCTTTTCATAAAAAAATAGTGCCAATAAATTCAAAAAATATTATTATTAATGATGCTAAAGATAGCATAACCATAAACTCAAAAAAGTTACCTCTCAAATTAACGCCTAAACTGAGTGTTTTAATTAATTATGATGAAAATTTTAGTGATCAATTATTTTATATGGAAGCTTCTCTCAGAGCTATAGAAAAGTATGCTAATCAAGAGATTAAAATTGAGAAAACTCAAGGTTTAAATAATAAAAATTTAGAGTTATACTCACTTGTCATTTGGCTTTCTAAAGAAAATCACCCTACATTAAAAACGAAACTATTAAAATATTCTCCTGATAATTTAGCTTTAAATGCTATTGAAAAAAGCGATACAAAAAATACATTTTATCTAACCAATTTACAAAGCGCAAAAAAAATTATTGAAAACGATTTTACAGAGCAGTTATTTAAAATCTTAAACCTTGATAAGATTGATAAAAGTGAATTCAATAAGATTGATGAACGTGTAATTTCTGAAAAAGAAATCCAAACTAATTTTAAAAGTTCATCAAAAAAGAGCACAAATTTAAGCTTAATAACCATTACCAATTGGTTGTGGATGCCTTTTATATTTTTCTTAATTGTCGAAAGAATTTTCGCTAAAATTAGAAAGCAATGA